From one Syntrophorhabdus sp. genomic stretch:
- a CDS encoding V-type ATP synthase subunit B, with amino-acid sequence MIREYRTVKEIAGPLMLVDDVEGVTYGELADIKLEDGSIRRGRVLEVHGSKAMVQVFEGTRGLSPQDVKVKFLAKGMELGMSIDMLGRVFDGSGRPIDDGPAIIPEKYLNVNGNQINPYARDYPNEFIQTGISTIDLLNTLVRGQKLPLFSGSGLPHSRIAAQIARQATVLKTGEKFAVVFAAMGITFEEAEFFIADFRKTGAIERSVLFINLADDPPIERLTLPRMALTTAEFLAFEKDMHVLVILTDITNYCEALREISAARKEVPGRRGYPGYLYTDLSTIYERAGRIKGKNGSITQIPVLTMPEDDKTHPIPDLTGYITEGQIIILRPLHTQGIYPPVDVLPSLSRLKDKGIGAGKTREDHSDVMNQLYAAYAQGKNARELAVVLGESALTEEDVLFVKFSDAFEDRFVRQGEYENRTIEESLRIGWELLGMLPPNLLKRVRDEFIERYYPKTS; translated from the coding sequence ATCATTCGGGAGTACAGGACAGTGAAGGAGATCGCCGGGCCGCTCATGCTCGTCGATGACGTGGAAGGTGTGACCTACGGAGAGCTTGCCGACATAAAGCTGGAGGACGGCAGCATCCGCAGGGGCCGGGTCCTGGAGGTACACGGAAGCAAGGCGATGGTCCAGGTCTTCGAGGGAACCCGGGGGCTCTCTCCGCAGGACGTGAAGGTAAAGTTCCTCGCCAAAGGGATGGAGCTCGGTATGTCCATCGACATGCTCGGCCGCGTCTTCGACGGCTCCGGTCGGCCCATAGATGATGGTCCCGCCATCATCCCCGAAAAGTATCTCAACGTCAACGGCAACCAGATCAATCCTTACGCCCGGGACTACCCGAATGAGTTCATCCAGACGGGCATTTCGACAATCGACCTTCTCAATACCCTCGTGAGGGGCCAGAAACTGCCTCTCTTCTCCGGCTCGGGCCTGCCCCATTCCCGGATCGCCGCCCAGATCGCGAGACAGGCAACGGTCCTCAAGACGGGTGAGAAGTTTGCCGTCGTCTTCGCCGCCATGGGCATAACATTCGAGGAGGCGGAGTTCTTCATAGCCGATTTCAGGAAGACAGGCGCCATAGAGCGTTCCGTCCTCTTCATCAACCTTGCCGACGACCCGCCCATCGAAAGGCTCACCCTCCCCCGCATGGCACTGACGACGGCGGAGTTCCTCGCCTTTGAGAAGGACATGCACGTCCTCGTCATCCTGACGGACATAACCAACTATTGCGAGGCCCTCCGGGAGATCTCGGCGGCACGGAAGGAAGTCCCCGGACGCCGCGGCTACCCGGGTTACCTCTACACCGACCTTTCGACGATCTATGAACGCGCGGGACGCATCAAGGGGAAGAACGGGTCCATAACACAGATCCCCGTCCTCACCATGCCCGAGGACGACAAGACACACCCCATCCCCGACCTGACGGGCTACATCACCGAGGGGCAGATCATCATCCTCCGCCCTCTCCACACCCAGGGCATCTATCCGCCCGTCGACGTCCTTCCGTCCCTCTCGCGACTCAAAGACAAGGGCATCGGGGCCGGAAAGACGCGGGAGGACCACTCGGACGTCATGAACCAGCTCTACGCGGCCTATGCCCAGGGAAAGAACGCGAGGGAGCTCGCCGTCGTGCTCGGAGAATCGGCGCTGACGGAAGAGGATGTCCTTTTCGTGAAATTCTCCGATGCCTTCGAGGACCGCTTCGTCCGCCAGGGCGAATACGAGAACCGGACCATAGAGGAAAGCCTGCGCATCGGCTGGGAGCTTCTCGGCATGCTCCCGCCCAACCTCTTGAAGCGTGTTCGCGATGAGTTCATCGAACGCTACTACCCGAAGACCTCGTGA
- a CDS encoding V-type ATP synthase subunit A, translating into MDGISGEVIKVSGPLVVARGLSGARMFEMVRVGEIKLFGEIIEIKGEEYSIQTYEETEGIGPGQPVVRTGEPLSVELGPGLIRSIYDGIQRPLDVLAQDFGEYIVRGTQRPALDRTKKWDFVPLARVGDVVKGGDILGTVEESALVSHKIMVPPGKSGTVGKIRPVTGNVDTEIAVIQSPEGPFGVTMVQRWPVRDPRPTKRKVPPTQTMTTGQRIIDMFFPITKGGTACVPGPFGSGKTVVQHQLAKWADAQIVVYVGCGERGNEMTDVLMEFPHLKDPQSGEPLMERTVLIANTSNMPVAAREASVFTGIAIAEYFRDMGYSVALMADSTSRWAEAMREISGRLEEMPGEEGYPAYLGSRIAGFYERAGSVMCIGTDDRRGAVSIIGAVSPPGGDLSEPVVQTTLRVVKVYWGLDDKLAFARHFPAINWLSSYSLYQDIVDADADDKIDKMWSVNRKRAMTILQKEAELDELVRLVGIDALSLEDRLLMQAARMIREDFLHQNAFDDRDTYTSLRKQFLLLNLILRYYDEIRTGLADGATLEALLRLNVLEDITRARLIPEEELERFSSIEGDIVNSIRALVW; encoded by the coding sequence ATGGATGGAATAAGTGGAGAGGTGATAAAGGTCTCGGGACCGCTGGTCGTTGCCAGGGGCCTGTCGGGCGCGCGCATGTTCGAGATGGTCCGTGTGGGTGAGATCAAGCTCTTCGGCGAGATCATCGAGATCAAGGGTGAGGAGTACTCGATACAGACATACGAGGAAACGGAAGGAATAGGTCCCGGTCAACCCGTTGTGCGCACCGGCGAACCGCTCAGCGTCGAGCTGGGTCCCGGTCTTATCCGTTCCATCTATGACGGCATCCAGAGACCTCTCGATGTCCTGGCGCAGGATTTCGGAGAATACATCGTGAGGGGAACCCAACGCCCGGCCCTCGACAGGACAAAGAAATGGGATTTCGTACCGCTGGCCCGCGTCGGCGATGTCGTGAAAGGGGGCGACATCCTGGGAACCGTAGAGGAGAGCGCTCTTGTCAGCCACAAGATCATGGTCCCGCCGGGCAAGTCGGGGACCGTGGGGAAGATACGTCCCGTAACGGGGAACGTGGACACGGAGATCGCCGTCATACAGAGTCCCGAGGGCCCCTTCGGTGTGACGATGGTCCAGAGATGGCCTGTCCGCGACCCGCGCCCGACAAAGCGGAAGGTGCCTCCAACTCAGACCATGACGACGGGGCAGCGCATCATCGACATGTTCTTCCCCATAACGAAGGGCGGCACCGCCTGCGTCCCGGGACCCTTCGGGAGCGGCAAGACCGTCGTGCAGCACCAGCTCGCCAAGTGGGCCGACGCGCAGATCGTCGTGTATGTCGGCTGCGGCGAGCGCGGCAACGAGATGACCGACGTTCTCATGGAATTCCCCCACCTCAAGGACCCTCAGTCGGGAGAACCCCTGATGGAACGCACGGTCCTTATCGCCAACACGTCCAACATGCCTGTCGCGGCCCGAGAGGCAAGCGTTTTTACGGGGATCGCCATCGCCGAGTACTTCCGCGATATGGGATACTCCGTCGCTCTCATGGCCGATTCCACAAGCCGCTGGGCCGAGGCCATGCGGGAGATATCGGGCCGCCTCGAGGAAATGCCCGGGGAAGAAGGCTACCCCGCCTACCTCGGCTCCCGCATTGCCGGTTTCTATGAAAGGGCAGGCTCGGTCATGTGCATAGGCACCGATGACCGCCGCGGTGCGGTCTCCATCATCGGGGCCGTTTCCCCTCCCGGAGGCGACCTTTCGGAACCCGTCGTGCAGACAACGCTCCGCGTCGTCAAGGTCTACTGGGGCCTCGACGACAAGCTGGCCTTCGCCAGGCATTTCCCGGCCATCAACTGGCTGTCGTCCTATTCGCTCTACCAGGACATCGTCGACGCCGACGCGGACGACAAGATAGACAAGATGTGGTCCGTCAACAGGAAACGGGCCATGACCATCCTTCAGAAAGAAGCGGAACTGGACGAGCTCGTCAGGCTCGTCGGCATCGACGCCCTTTCCCTCGAGGACAGGCTCCTCATGCAGGCCGCCAGGATGATCCGGGAGGACTTCCTCCATCAGAACGCCTTCGACGACCGCGACACGTACACGTCCCTGAGGAAGCAGTTCCTGCTCCTCAATCTCATCCTGCGCTACTACGACGAGATACGGACGGGGCTTGCCGACGGAGCCACTCTGGAGGCCCTTCTTCGGCTCAACGTTCTCGAGGACATAACACGGGCAAGGCTTATTCCCGAGGAGGAGCTGGAACGGTTCAGTTCCATCGAAGGGGACATAGTGAACAGCATTCGTGCGCTGGTCTGGTAA
- a CDS encoding sodium ion-translocating decarboxylase subunit beta — MFADSVMSGLNGLTAGFANLHWSHPVMMIIGGLLLYLGIKKDCEPLLLVPIGFGCILINIPLAGLMDKEGFLRIIYDAGVITELFPLFIFIGIGAMTDFGPVLENPYTFLLGAAGQFGIFITLLLALALGFPYKDAVTIGIIGACDGPTVIYVASQYAQHLLGPVTVAAYSYMALVPVLQPPIMRMLTTQKERTTVMKSHAKSVSKTTKMLFPIVITIVGGLIAPKGLPLLATIMLGNLMKESGVVSRLTSAAENEIANIVTLLLGISIGATMSGPVFVQPKTLIILILGLLAICLDTVFGILFGKILYVVTGGKVNPLIGASGISAFPMAARVAQKEGLKYNKRNYLLMHAMGANAGGQVGSVMAAAVMLSVLNGMGLI, encoded by the coding sequence ATGTTTGCTGATTCGGTAATGAGCGGTTTGAATGGACTTACGGCTGGTTTCGCGAACCTGCACTGGTCGCATCCCGTGATGATGATCATCGGCGGGCTGTTGCTGTACCTCGGCATCAAGAAGGACTGTGAGCCTCTGCTCCTGGTTCCCATCGGATTCGGCTGTATCCTCATCAATATTCCCCTGGCGGGACTCATGGACAAAGAGGGATTCCTGCGCATCATCTACGACGCGGGTGTCATCACGGAACTCTTTCCCCTCTTCATATTCATCGGCATAGGAGCCATGACGGACTTCGGGCCCGTTCTGGAAAACCCCTATACTTTCCTCCTGGGAGCGGCAGGCCAGTTCGGAATATTCATCACTCTCCTTCTCGCTCTCGCTCTCGGCTTTCCCTATAAGGATGCCGTGACCATCGGCATCATCGGCGCCTGTGACGGTCCCACCGTCATATATGTGGCCTCGCAGTACGCTCAACACCTGCTGGGGCCCGTGACAGTCGCGGCCTATTCATACATGGCCCTCGTGCCGGTCCTTCAGCCCCCCATCATGAGGATGCTGACGACGCAGAAGGAACGCACCACGGTCATGAAGAGCCACGCAAAAAGCGTCTCCAAGACGACGAAGATGCTCTTTCCCATCGTCATCACCATCGTTGGCGGTCTTATCGCCCCCAAGGGTCTCCCCCTTCTGGCGACGATCATGCTCGGCAATCTCATGAAGGAGTCGGGAGTCGTCAGCAGGTTGACGAGCGCGGCGGAGAACGAGATAGCCAATATCGTGACACTCCTCCTCGGCATATCCATCGGCGCCACCATGAGCGGGCCGGTCTTTGTGCAGCCCAAGACCCTCATCATCCTTATCCTCGGGCTTCTCGCCATATGCCTTGATACGGTTTTCGGCATCCTTTTTGGGAAAATCCTCTACGTTGTTACCGGAGGCAAGGTCAATCCGCTCATCGGCGCTTCGGGTATATCGGCCTTTCCCATGGCGGCCCGCGTCGCCCAGAAGGAAGGATTGAAGTATAACAAGAGAAATTATCTTCTCATGCACGCCATGGGAGCCAATGCCGGCGGGCAGGTCGGGTCGGTGATGGCGGCCGCCGTCATGCTCTCCGTCCTCAATGGAATGGGCCTCATCTAG
- a CDS encoding V-type ATP synthase subunit K: MTPEWIEIGRGLCYAGAGLTFGLAGAGSACGIAIASHAGAGVMREKPELFGRMLIMIALPGTQGFYGFIAAILIMTQTGLIGGGNLKISLGTGLALFFIGLGNGIAQLVSSIKQGEASAAGIALIARRPESAGRAILFPAFVETYAVVALLATILFIIFLTQPSVLQLLPQ; encoded by the coding sequence ATGACCCCAGAATGGATCGAGATTGGTCGCGGTCTTTGCTACGCGGGGGCGGGCCTCACCTTTGGCCTGGCGGGCGCCGGTTCGGCCTGCGGGATCGCCATCGCCTCCCATGCCGGAGCGGGAGTGATGCGCGAGAAACCGGAGCTTTTCGGGCGCATGCTCATCATGATCGCCTTGCCGGGCACGCAGGGATTCTACGGCTTTATCGCCGCCATCCTCATCATGACCCAGACGGGACTCATCGGGGGGGGAAACCTCAAGATATCCCTCGGGACGGGCCTCGCTCTTTTCTTCATCGGCCTCGGTAACGGGATCGCCCAGCTCGTCTCTTCCATAAAGCAGGGAGAGGCATCGGCCGCCGGGATCGCGCTCATCGCGAGACGACCGGAATCAGCGGGGCGGGCCATCCTCTTCCCCGCCTTCGTCGAGACCTACGCCGTCGTGGCCCTCCTTGCGACGATCCTCTTCATAATCTTCCTCACGCAACCCTCTGTGCTGCAGCTCTTGCCACAGTAG
- a CDS encoding cytidylate kinase-like family protein, with translation MAILTISRQFGGGARAIALKIARDLGYEYIDRSTMFKDISSEGPRWGTYAKDFDEHYPNVWERNDWSFKAFVAIIQNLIYSYAQRDKVIIAGTGATFLLKGIPHALRIRIESSMEDRVNRVQGDQVINEATARWIIEKVDADMARSMYVIYGKEWNDRKEFDVVFDRSKRTQEEIIDEIKKGLAAKEALRTKEALDILNLRAVAAKVKAAILTDPSFTVSYLDVAPKEGGMPRYGLIVRGFVHETDDAQSIKERAKGIAGDLPLEFDIQYQMLPRFGHFDFR, from the coding sequence ATGGCAATATTGACAATTTCACGGCAGTTCGGCGGCGGAGCCAGGGCAATAGCCCTGAAGATCGCCCGGGACCTGGGCTACGAGTACATCGACAGGTCCACAATGTTCAAGGACATCTCGTCGGAGGGCCCGCGCTGGGGGACGTACGCGAAGGACTTCGATGAACACTATCCAAATGTCTGGGAGCGCAACGACTGGTCCTTCAAGGCCTTCGTCGCCATCATCCAGAACCTTATTTACAGCTACGCGCAGCGGGACAAGGTGATCATCGCCGGCACGGGAGCCACGTTCCTCCTGAAAGGGATCCCTCACGCCCTCAGGATAAGGATAGAGAGTTCCATGGAGGACCGCGTAAACAGGGTCCAGGGCGACCAGGTGATCAATGAGGCCACGGCCCGCTGGATCATCGAGAAGGTCGATGCCGACATGGCACGTTCCATGTACGTCATCTACGGCAAGGAATGGAACGATCGGAAGGAATTCGACGTGGTCTTCGACAGGTCGAAGCGGACCCAGGAGGAGATCATCGATGAGATCAAGAAGGGGCTTGCCGCGAAGGAGGCGTTAAGGACGAAGGAAGCGCTGGACATCCTCAACCTCAGGGCCGTTGCCGCGAAGGTGAAGGCCGCGATCCTGACGGACCCCTCCTTTACCGTTTCCTATCTCGACGTCGCTCCCAAAGAGGGGGGGATGCCCCGCTACGGGCTCATCGTGAGGGGTTTCGTGCACGAGACGGACGACGCGCAGAGCATCAAGGAAAGGGCGAAAGGCATCGCGGGCGATCTGCCGCTCGAGTTTGACATACAGTACCAGATGCTTCCACGGTTCGGCCACTTCGATTTCAGGTAG
- a CDS encoding TrkA family potassium uptake protein, with protein sequence MKRVVVIGIGIFGFNLVKELYENGMEVIAIDKNKDVVQNMADFATKAIVSDGLEKNVLESLGLRENDVVVVSFGEDLAASTLITLHLKQMKIRNIIVKAPNVEYKQVLESVGATEVIIPEKEMASKVARSLISPNILDYIPLAEDYIIGEIAPPAAFQGKTLADVHLRSKHNINVIAIRDTLTDTVTMVPPNYVIKDSEILIVIGKSRDIDKIQ encoded by the coding sequence ATGAAAAGGGTCGTCGTCATCGGTATCGGGATCTTCGGCTTCAACCTGGTAAAAGAACTCTACGAAAACGGCATGGAGGTCATCGCCATCGATAAGAACAAGGACGTGGTGCAGAACATGGCCGACTTCGCCACGAAGGCGATAGTGAGCGACGGACTGGAGAAAAACGTCCTGGAATCGCTGGGGCTCAGAGAGAACGACGTCGTCGTCGTATCCTTCGGCGAGGACCTTGCGGCGAGCACGCTCATCACCCTCCACCTCAAGCAGATGAAGATCAGGAACATCATCGTGAAGGCTCCCAACGTCGAATACAAGCAGGTCCTGGAGAGCGTCGGGGCCACAGAGGTCATAATCCCCGAGAAGGAGATGGCAAGCAAGGTGGCCAGAAGCCTCATATCTCCCAACATACTCGATTACATTCCCCTGGCGGAGGACTATATCATCGGCGAGATCGCCCCACCCGCCGCCTTTCAGGGAAAAACCCTGGCGGATGTTCACCTGAGGAGCAAGCACAATATCAACGTCATTGCCATACGGGACACCCTGACCGACACAGTGACGATGGTACCTCCCAATTATGTGATCAAGGACAGCGAGATCCTGATAGTTATCGGCAAATCCAGGGATATCGACAAGATACAATGA
- a CDS encoding V-type ATP synthase subunit D, which translates to MRLAVNPTRMELLKLRRRLVVARRGHKLLKDKLDGLIKEFMTIAREYRNLRQIVDEELPYVMKLFVLAEITSSRSITENALESVMQDLALTVRPARLMSVRVQKLEIAYGEATGRYSLVHTSAELDMAIAKLREFLPKLLSMAETEDTVRRLSKEVEKTRRRVNALEHSFIPRLTETIRFITSKLEEMERSTTSSLMKIKSQRLAREAAQGT; encoded by the coding sequence GTGAGACTCGCCGTTAACCCGACACGAATGGAGCTTCTGAAACTCAGGCGCCGGCTCGTCGTCGCCCGCCGGGGGCACAAACTCCTCAAGGACAAGCTCGACGGCCTGATAAAGGAATTCATGACCATAGCCCGCGAGTACCGCAACCTGCGGCAGATCGTCGACGAGGAGCTCCCCTACGTCATGAAGCTCTTCGTTCTTGCCGAGATCACCTCGTCACGCTCCATCACGGAGAACGCGCTGGAATCGGTCATGCAGGACCTCGCGCTCACGGTCCGCCCCGCGCGGCTGATGAGCGTCAGGGTCCAGAAGCTGGAGATCGCTTACGGGGAGGCCACGGGTCGCTACTCCCTGGTGCATACGTCGGCCGAACTCGACATGGCCATCGCGAAACTCCGCGAGTTCCTTCCGAAGCTCCTTTCCATGGCCGAGACCGAGGACACGGTCCGCCGGCTGAGCAAGGAAGTGGAGAAGACACGTCGGCGCGTGAACGCCCTCGAGCATTCCTTCATTCCCCGCCTGACCGAGACCATCCGCTTCATCACGTCGAAGCTTGAAGAAATGGAGCGCTCCACGACGAGCTCCCTCATGAAGATAAAATCCCAGCGCCTGGCCCGCGAGGCGGCACAGGGGACGTGA
- a CDS encoding V-type ATPase subunit — MRLSAGYMLPFIKNRPDWGFVCGRISALETKLLPREFFTLVIEMHHTEDVYQHLQGTLIEDYLDPGVPWDDFSAIADECFYDLATSVRAECPSPVPVDLFLIRNDYLNIKSALSGIDSRFLPGMVREQVIGAVLDGDYADLPAPFRDRITGAGIDLGELDESMSDMFVDGAYLRHLLMLADEIDSPLIRSCVQESVLGHAVSSLWRVQRQGRDLKQVIDLFLPVGEENPLIMDLAGAPDPAMWPELVGGEIGDVLARALQMPYDDQISTFELKVTNFVLHLSAFARLETSGPERVFAFLMALEAEIQNLKLVVTGKINRINEDILGPRLRYVYG; from the coding sequence ATGAGACTGTCTGCCGGCTACATGTTGCCTTTCATCAAGAACCGACCTGACTGGGGTTTCGTCTGCGGCAGGATCAGCGCGCTTGAAACGAAGCTCTTGCCCAGGGAGTTCTTCACCCTCGTCATAGAGATGCATCATACGGAAGACGTGTACCAGCACCTTCAGGGAACACTGATCGAGGACTATCTCGATCCCGGCGTCCCCTGGGATGATTTCAGCGCCATTGCCGACGAATGCTTCTACGACCTCGCCACATCGGTCAGGGCCGAGTGCCCTTCACCCGTTCCCGTTGACCTCTTCCTCATACGAAACGACTATCTCAACATAAAGAGCGCCCTTTCCGGCATAGACAGCCGTTTCCTGCCGGGCATGGTCAGGGAACAGGTAATAGGCGCCGTTCTCGATGGAGATTATGCTGACCTGCCCGCCCCTTTCAGGGACCGGATCACCGGCGCGGGAATAGACCTCGGCGAGCTCGATGAATCCATGTCCGACATGTTCGTCGACGGGGCATACCTCCGCCACCTGCTCATGCTGGCCGACGAGATCGACAGTCCCCTCATCCGCTCCTGCGTTCAGGAAAGCGTCCTGGGGCATGCCGTTTCCTCCCTGTGGCGCGTGCAGAGACAGGGTCGCGACCTGAAACAGGTCATCGATCTTTTCCTGCCCGTGGGAGAGGAAAACCCCCTCATCATGGACCTGGCGGGCGCGCCGGACCCTGCCATGTGGCCGGAGCTGGTGGGAGGCGAGATCGGGGACGTGCTGGCCCGCGCACTGCAGATGCCCTACGACGACCAGATCTCCACATTCGAGCTGAAGGTAACTAATTTCGTCCTTCACCTCTCCGCCTTCGCGCGCCTCGAAACGTCGGGACCCGAACGGGTCTTCGCCTTCCTCATGGCGCTTGAGGCCGAGATCCAGAACCTCAAGCTCGTCGTCACGGGAAAGATCAACAGGATAAACGAGGATATCCTGGGTCCGCGGTTGAGGTATGTCTATGGCTAA